The nucleotide window AAGAAAATTCAAGGCCCGGGAAGTCGCCCGGGCCTTCGTTGGCGGGAAAGCGAATACTCCCCACCCCTGGAGAATATTCTTCACGGCATCGGCTTCCGGGGGACACACGTTCCGGGAGTTTCCTGTCGCACTTCATCAATACCATTGTGATATTGGATTTCCCGGTCAGGTGGCACAGGAAGTGCTTGCATGTAGTGGAGATATCGATCCGGAAGGGGACGGCCATGTCGAAGAGGGCAGGAGGAGACGAAAACATGCACAGGACGACAGGGGGAACGAACGGAGGAACGGATCCCGGCCGCGGGAGGGGAAAGCGCCTCCCTCTGATCGCGGCGGCCATCCTTGCGGGGGTGGTTGCGCTCGGGGCGGCGGGATGGCTCGGAGGCATCTTCCCGAAGACCTACGCGGAGATCGCGAAGTCGGCCGGGGTCGTCGAAACAGCGGACGTGGTGAAGATCCCCCTCAAGGCGCTCGATTCGAGCAAGGCGCTCTTTCTCCAGCAAGAAGTCGACGGACGGCAGCTTTATTATTTCGCGCTGAAAAGTTCCGACGACGCGTATCGCGCCGCCTTCGACGCGTGCAACGGCTGCTTCCGGACGAATCTTGGGTATCGCCAGGAGGAAGACCGGATGGTGTGCAACAAATGCGGGGTGGCGTTCCCCTCGGTGCGGATCGAGGAAATCAAGGGGGGGTGCAACCCCCATCCACTGGCGCGCAAGGTGGAAGGCCAGTACCTGGTGATCCGGAAGGGCGACATCGCAGCCGGGAAGAATTACTTCCCCGGCAATCGATCGTAGGGGCGGGGGCTGCGCGATGAACATCCGCAAACTGGCCTGGAAGAACCTGTTCCGGAGAAAATCCCGTGCGGTGTTCACCGGCCTCGGGATCTTCCTCGGGATCGGGACGTTCGTCGCCCTCTCCTCCCTCACCATGCAGATGGAGGGGGCGGTGCGCGACAAGCTGGACCGGTTCGGGGCGAATATCCTCGTCGTTCCCCGGACGGAACAGCTATCGCTG belongs to Candidatus Deferrimicrobiaceae bacterium and includes:
- a CDS encoding DUF2318 domain-containing protein — its product is MHRTTGGTNGGTDPGRGRGKRLPLIAAAILAGVVALGAAGWLGGIFPKTYAEIAKSAGVVETADVVKIPLKALDSSKALFLQQEVDGRQLYYFALKSSDDAYRAAFDACNGCFRTNLGYRQEEDRMVCNKCGVAFPSVRIEEIKGGCNPHPLARKVEGQYLVIRKGDIAAGKNYFPGNRS